One Brachyspira hampsonii genomic window, TTTGCTAGATAAAGGAGCCGATGTAAATGCTAAAGATGATAATTATGTTACAACTTTGATATTGGCTTCAGAAAAAGGGTATTTAGAAGTAGTAAAATATTTGCTAGATAAAGGAGCCGATGTAAATGCTAAAGATGATAATTATGTTA contains:
- a CDS encoding ankyrin repeat domain-containing protein translates to LLDKGADVNAKDDNYVTTLILASEKGYLEVVKYLLDKGADVNAKDDNYVTALMLASNNGHWEVAEFLKSKWAK